CAAGAAATATTAGGGATATATCCTGCTTTAAAATGTGAGCCGGCTTTAAAAAGTGAAATAGGGACAACTAGAATTATGATTGAAAGCATAGAGGACTTTACAAAATTAGAAAATTATATTTTAGAGAGTTATGATGCAGTCATGCAAGCGCTGAATGAGTACAAAGAAATGAAAGATAATGCGGATGAAGAAATTAAAAAGTATTTAAGTATAACGAAATGATAAAGTGAAACTTTAATCAGTGGGGGAATTCTTCATCTCCTACTTAAGTTGTTTCATTTTACTGAATTTTGAGAGGATATTACTTGTTTGTGAATAGCAGGATAAAATGCTTGGAAATCCATTAGTTGTTTAAGAACAGCTAATGGACTTTTTTGTTAACAAAAGACTTTTCTGTGACAAAACATAAAATTTTCTTACAAATCTGATTAAAGAGTTTTTCATTTGCTCATACTAACTATAGTAAGAAAGAGAAGGAGAAAGGATGAGCAGCATGAGAAGAAATCGTCGAAGAACGTTTGAAGAACTTGTGAAGGAAAATAAGCGGCAACTACTAAACGATCGTGATGCAATTGAACGGATTGAGGAACGAATCGAGAAGCGTTATGAAATGCAATTTTTTAAGCAGGCTGAATAATTCTTATCACTAGTATGATACTAGTGATAAGGAGGCGATAAGAATGGGAAATCCAAAGAAGAATTCCAAAGATTTTACACCAGATCATATTGGAACACAGTCGAAAAAAGCCGGTGGAAACAAAGGGAAGCAAATGCAAGACCAAACAGGGAAACAACCGATTGTTGATAACGGTTAAAAAAAGGAGAATGTTTTCATTCTCCTTTTTTTATGTGCATACATAATCTAATTCGTTTTTGGAAAACTAACATGGTATGTATATTTCAACTAGGAGGGAAATCGTATGACAGAGCAATATAAAGCGAATCCAGATGATAGAAGTGATAATGTAGAAAAACTACAAGAAATGGTACAAAATACGATTGATAACTTTAATGAGGCAAAAGAAACTGCAGAGGTTTCGAATGAAAAAGATCGCGCTGCAATTGAAGCGAAAAATCAACGCCGTTTAGAAAGTATTGATTCATTGAAAAGTGAAATAAAAGATGAATCTGAATATGATGCGTAAAAAAGGCTGACAGTTGTCAGCCTTTTTTTGTAATCGAGAAATTTTCCACAAGTAAACGCCAATTTTGCGGGAAAGGAAGCCCGATTTTCCAATAGCTAATCCCGCGAATGCCTTGTTCTTTTACTAAATTAAACTTACTCTGAACAGACCTGGCATCTTCAAACCATACTTCATGCTGTACACCATTTTCATCAAAGTAATTAAAGTGTGGTGCTTGTGCTGTAAAATCATAACGAATTGGAACATTATATTTACGAGCAAGTGCAACGGCTGCGACAGAGCTAATTGCTTTTGCTGGTGGATTTCCTTCTTTAAAGGGAAGCTTCCAGTCGAATCCATATAAATTTTGTCCCATCATAATTTTTCGCGGGGGCATTTGAGATTTTGCATATTGGATTACCTGCTTTACAGGGCCAATAGGAGAAACTGCCATGGGTGGTCCACCTTGCCATCCCCAGTCATATGTCATAATCACGACAAAATCAACAATTTCCCCCTGGGCTTTGTAATCGTGTGCTTCGAAAAATTTTCCTTTTTGCTTCGAACTTGTTTTTGGAACAAGTGTTGTGCTTAACGTATATCCTTCAGGTAGTCGTGTTTTTACATTTCGTAAAAATCGGTTATATGCTTCGCGATCTTCGGGTGCAACATTTTCAAAGTCAAAATGAATATCACGCATATTATATTTTTTAGCTGTTTGGAGGATATTTGTAATGAATTTATTTTGAATAGTAGCGTTTCTTAGAAGAACAGAGGCTAATTCAGCGCTAAAATTTCCATTTTCAATATTTGTAATAACGAGCATTGGGATTGTTTGACCCTGCACTGCAATTTGAGCAATTCTTGCGGTTTCAGTCGGCTCTTTTAACGTTCCATCACGCAATGCTTCAAAGCTAAAGTAAGCTAAATATGTGAGATAAGGATTGATGGCCCGCGTAGCATTCACTAAACTTTCTTTAATTGGAATGGTAGAAGGTTGTAAGTAGGCAATAGATTCTATCGTTCGTTTAGAGCCCTTTGGTACATATAGTTGTTGACCAACATGAAGAATGGATTTTAATGATAGATTGTTAACTTTTGCTAAGCTAGCAAGAGGAACGTTATATGTTTGAGAAATTCGATAAAGACTGTCTCCGGGTTGTACATAATAATTATTACCTCTCGTATTTACAATCAGTGCCTGACCGACAACAAGTGTCTCAGCTGGATTAAGTCCGTTGTCTTTTACAATTTCTTCGGGCGTAGTGCCATATTTTGACGCTAAGCTATATACGCTATCACCACTACGAACGGTTACAATTTGAATCATATATTCGCTCCTTTCAGTTAAAAAGATCCACCGTTTCTATTTTATTTTTGATTTCACTGTATTATGATTAAATGTATGTGAGGAAACAGAAGTGAGAAGGAGATAAAGATATGTTTGTAGCAGAACACGAAATTGAGATCCGCTATGCGGAAACAGATCAAATGGGCGTTGTTTACCATTCAAATTATTTAGTATGGCTTGAATTAGGGCGTACAAAATTGATACAAGAATTAGGATTTTCATATATTGAAATGGAGAAAGAAGGGGTTATTTCTCCCGTATTAGATTTGCAAATTTCATATCGGAAAGCAATGCGTTATGGAGAGAAAGCAATTGTGAAAACATGGATTGATTCAGTTAGTCCCCTTCGCGTTATATATGGATATGAAATTTATAACGGTGATGGAGATCTTTGTATTACAGCTACAACAACAAATATTTGTGCGAAAAAAGAAGGTTTTCGTCCTGTGTCCTTTAAGAAACTATATCCAGAGTGGTATGCGAAATATGAGGAAATTAAGAAAAAATAAAAAAGCGTGGCAAAANACCACGCTTTTTATTTTTCGTAATTAAATTGAGGGAAGTCATCACTGTCGTTAAAGGTAACGGATAAGTCATGTCCATCAAAGAACCATTCATCATCACCTTCAACGAAGAAAGTAATGCCGTCTTCTTGAATTTGAACAGCAGGATGTGCAGGATCGTCTTTACGGATTCCTAAAGAAAGTCCTTTTTGAACAGTACTGCAACCGCCATATTGTACGAAAAAGCGAAGTGTATCGCCAGATTGTAAGTTTAATTCATCTTTATACCAATTTACTGCTTCTTTTGTTACGGAAAGATTCATGTATAGTTCCTCCAAGTTATGTTGCCTTTTCTTTAGTATAAAAAATAACGCAAAAAGACGCTATTAATATGCTTCGCGTTTTCTTTTTGCGTTATGTGGGTCACAACCTTACTTTTGTTTCTTTGTCAAATTTGCTTTTGGTTCAGTTTTATTTATAATTCGTCCAATATTTGCACGGTGTCTATAAATAACCATACCAGCTAATAAACACATCGCAACAATGAAGATTTTATCCCCGTCAATAATTGATGCAATAACAGCTACGATAGCTGTTACCATAGAAGAAAGCGATACGTATCTCGTTGTAAATAGAAGGGTGAAAAAGATAACAGCTAATATTGCAAAAATAACTGGCGCATAGCATAAGAGTACTCCAGCAGAAGTTGCAACTGCTTTTCCGCCGCGGAATTTTGCAAAGATTGGGTATACATGTCCAAGAACTGCAGCTAATCCAAACCAAAGGGGATGGATATCTAAGGCGAAAATTAACGGCAGAGCTGTCGCTAACGTTCCCTTTAAAATGTCAGCAATTGTAACGATAAAACCTGCTTTTTTCCCTAGCGTCCGAAATGTATTCGTTCCTCCTAAATTACCGCTACCATGCTCGCGAATGTCGATTCCATAACCAATTTTTCCAACAACAAGTGCAAATGGAATCGAGCCAAGTAAATAGGCAACGATAAATAAAAGATATGTAATAAGCATAAGTTCAGTCTCCTTTATTCAAAT
This sequence is a window from Bacillus pseudomycoides DSM 12442. Protein-coding genes within it:
- a CDS encoding FbpB family small basic protein, which produces MRRNRRRTFEELVKENKRQLLNDRDAIERIEERIEKRYEMQFFKQAE
- the sspN gene encoding acid-soluble spore protein SspN; this translates as MGNPKKNSKDFTPDHIGTQSKKAGGNKGKQMQDQTGKQPIVDNG
- the tlp gene encoding small acid-soluble spore protein Tlp — encoded protein: MTEQYKANPDDRSDNVEKLQEMVQNTIDNFNEAKETAEVSNEKDRAAIEAKNQRRLESIDSLKSEIKDESEYDA
- a CDS encoding glycosyl hydrolase family 18 protein, which translates into the protein MIQIVTVRSGDSVYSLASKYGTTPEEIVKDNGLNPAETLVVGQALIVNTRGNNYYVQPGDSLYRISQTYNVPLASLAKVNNLSLKSILHVGQQLYVPKGSKRTIESIAYLQPSTIPIKESLVNATRAINPYLTYLAYFSFEALRDGTLKEPTETARIAQIAVQGQTIPMLVITNIENGNFSAELASVLLRNATIQNKFITNILQTAKKYNMRDIHFDFENVAPEDREAYNRFLRNVKTRLPEGYTLSTTLVPKTSSKQKGKFFEAHDYKAQGEIVDFVVIMTYDWGWQGGPPMAVSPIGPVKQVIQYAKSQMPPRKIMMGQNLYGFDWKLPFKEGNPPAKAISSVAAVALARKYNVPIRYDFTAQAPHFNYFDENGVQHEVWFEDARSVQSKFNLVKEQGIRGISYWKIGLPFPQNWRLLVENFSITKKG
- a CDS encoding acyl-CoA thioesterase → MFVAEHEIEIRYAETDQMGVVYHSNYLVWLELGRTKLIQELGFSYIEMEKEGVISPVLDLQISYRKAMRYGEKAIVKTWIDSVSPLRVIYGYEIYNGDGDLCITATTTNICAKKEGFRPVSFKKLYPEWYAKYEEIKKK
- a CDS encoding HesB/YadR/YfhF family protein, with the protein product MNLSVTKEAVNWYKDELNLQSGDTLRFFVQYGGCSTVQKGLSLGIRKDDPAHPAVQIQEDGITFFVEGDDEWFFDGHDLSVTFNDSDDFPQFNYEK
- the plsY gene encoding glycerol-3-phosphate 1-O-acyltransferase PlsY, with the translated sequence MLITYLLFIVAYLLGSIPFALVVGKIGYGIDIREHGSGNLGGTNTFRTLGKKAGFIVTIADILKGTLATALPLIFALDIHPLWFGLAAVLGHVYPIFAKFRGGKAVATSAGVLLCYAPVIFAILAVIFFTLLFTTRYVSLSSMVTAIVAVIASIIDGDKIFIVAMCLLAGMVIYRHRANIGRIINKTEPKANLTKKQK